Proteins encoded in a region of the Rhizobium glycinendophyticum genome:
- a CDS encoding transglutaminase-like cysteine peptidase — protein sequence MIKKALVALTTILVVGAGSVTQSYAFQPGGFARQLEWGRTRTASPAPLQMQLFCLQNPQDCKASKSKLVSYTPRVQKLLHMVNASVNASIIPRNEKIDVWSINPRYGDCDDYVMTKRHRLIKAGIPASALRVAMVRTRWGEGHAVLLVKTDAGEYVLDNLKKTVVQRKRTAYSYVSVSGSNALAWN from the coding sequence GTCGTCGGCGCAGGATCCGTCACACAATCATATGCCTTCCAACCCGGCGGTTTCGCAAGGCAGCTCGAATGGGGAAGGACCCGCACCGCATCGCCGGCGCCGTTGCAGATGCAGCTTTTCTGCCTGCAGAACCCTCAGGACTGCAAGGCCTCGAAGTCGAAGCTCGTCTCCTATACCCCTCGCGTGCAAAAACTGCTCCACATGGTCAACGCCTCGGTGAACGCATCGATCATTCCTCGGAACGAGAAGATCGATGTCTGGAGCATCAATCCGCGCTACGGCGACTGCGACGATTATGTGATGACCAAGCGTCACCGCTTGATCAAAGCCGGCATCCCTGCCTCCGCTCTTCGCGTCGCAATGGTGCGTACACGTTGGGGTGAGGGGCACGCGGTTCTGCTGGTCAAGACCGATGCTGGCGAATACGTTCTCGATAATCTCAAGAAGACCGTCGTGCAGCGCAAGCGCACCGCCTACAGCTATGTCAGTGTCTCCGGCTCCAACGCACTTGCCTGGAACTGA